A DNA window from Bdellovibrio sp. BCCA contains the following coding sequences:
- the ahpF gene encoding alkyl hydroperoxide reductase subunit F encodes MSLDSQIKEQLTSVFGKLENTVELIYENSSHEDQKDLIEMLEDVASTSSKIVVSKNAAGNSPMPQFHIAYQGKPTGIIFKGIPGGHEFTSLILAILNTDGKGKVLDEVIADRVRRLKKNITVQSYISLTCENCPDVVQALNQFALVHGSLRHEIIDGGYVQDDVKALGIQGVPSLVANAKMFHSGRISLLDLLAKLESTFGVDETAAPAEPVNKNLGHFEVLVVGGGPAGASAAIYSVRKGLSTAMITEKIGGQVQETKGIENLISVTYTEGPQLAAQLNQHVASYPIKVFENRRVKKIRTEGGLKAIELESGEHLTADSIIVTTGAKWRELGVEGEKEYLGRGVAYCPHCDGPFYKGKKVAVIGGGNSGVEAAIDLAGIVREVVVFEYNDQLKADKILVDKLKSLPNVSIITSAKTEKITGDGSKVTQLEYVDRSVNKPEKIDLDGIFVQIGLVPNSQFLKDTVELTKFGEIVVDEKGRTSLPGIYAAGDVTTTPYKQIVIAMGEGAKAALASFEDRMYKH; translated from the coding sequence ATGTCACTCGACTCTCAAATTAAAGAACAACTAACTTCCGTCTTCGGAAAACTTGAAAACACCGTAGAGCTTATCTATGAAAACAGCTCGCATGAAGATCAAAAAGACCTGATCGAAATGCTTGAGGATGTGGCTAGCACTTCTTCTAAAATCGTTGTCAGCAAAAATGCTGCTGGCAATTCGCCCATGCCTCAGTTTCATATTGCCTACCAAGGCAAACCCACAGGAATTATTTTTAAAGGTATTCCTGGCGGACATGAATTTACTTCTTTGATCCTTGCTATCCTCAACACGGACGGCAAAGGAAAAGTTCTTGATGAAGTGATCGCCGATCGCGTGCGACGCTTAAAGAAAAACATCACAGTTCAATCATACATCTCATTAACTTGCGAAAACTGCCCTGATGTTGTGCAAGCTTTGAATCAGTTTGCTTTAGTTCACGGAAGCCTTCGTCATGAAATTATTGACGGTGGCTACGTACAAGACGACGTGAAAGCTCTTGGCATCCAAGGTGTTCCTTCTTTGGTTGCTAACGCAAAAATGTTTCACTCAGGTCGTATTTCTCTTTTAGATTTATTAGCGAAACTTGAATCTACATTCGGTGTCGATGAAACAGCGGCTCCAGCTGAGCCTGTGAATAAAAACTTAGGTCATTTTGAAGTTCTTGTCGTGGGCGGTGGCCCTGCAGGCGCTTCGGCTGCGATCTACAGTGTTCGTAAGGGGTTAAGCACGGCTATGATCACAGAAAAAATCGGTGGTCAGGTGCAAGAAACCAAAGGCATTGAGAACTTAATCTCTGTGACTTACACAGAAGGTCCTCAATTGGCGGCACAGTTGAATCAACACGTGGCAAGTTACCCAATCAAAGTTTTTGAAAATCGCCGTGTTAAAAAGATCCGTACCGAAGGCGGACTAAAAGCCATTGAACTTGAAAGTGGAGAACACCTCACTGCCGATTCGATCATTGTCACAACAGGCGCTAAATGGCGTGAACTCGGTGTTGAAGGTGAAAAAGAATATTTGGGCCGTGGAGTTGCTTACTGCCCTCACTGTGATGGACCTTTCTATAAAGGTAAAAAAGTAGCTGTGATCGGCGGAGGAAACTCTGGCGTTGAAGCGGCGATTGACCTTGCAGGTATCGTGCGTGAAGTGGTTGTGTTTGAATATAACGATCAATTGAAAGCCGACAAAATCTTGGTAGATAAACTTAAATCATTGCCAAATGTTTCTATTATCACGAGTGCAAAAACTGAAAAGATCACAGGCGATGGAAGCAAAGTAACTCAGCTTGAATACGTGGACCGTTCGGTCAACAAACCAGAGAAAATCGATCTTGATGGTATCTTCGTACAAATCGGTCTTGTTCCCAACAGTCAGTTCTTAAAAGACACTGTGGAGCTAACTAAGTTTGGCGAAATCGTTGTCGATGAAAAAGGTCGCACATCCCTGCCAGGCATTTACGCTGCCGGAGACGTAACAACGACTCCTTACAAGCAGATCGTGATTGCTATGGGTGAAGGTGCAAAAGCGGCTCTGGCCTCTTTTGAAGACCGCATGTACAAACACTAG
- a CDS encoding hydrogen peroxide-inducible genes activator, whose protein sequence is MTPKVNFSLTQLEYVMAVHKYGHFAKAAEACFVTQPTLSMQIQKLEEDLGVVIFDRSKKPILLTHMGKKLISQMQTVLFEARKIENLIQQEKKGAKQGSLVVGVIPTVAPYLLPRLLPMCEELFPEVELNIKELQTDQILKALDDDEIDVGILATPTQVAKMFEFPLYYEPFYVLCDKDHEYAQSKKVKYQSLRMEDVWLLEEGHCLRNQVLDLCSIKKNKSGVHRKYKFESGSLETLKNLVDLYGGYTLLPHLATEQIGEHSQVVQFERPIPAREIGLVYRREHYKSELIESLGEAILKSIPEELRKIRPKDLDVLPIA, encoded by the coding sequence ATGACCCCAAAAGTGAACTTTTCTTTGACGCAGCTCGAATATGTGATGGCAGTCCATAAATATGGGCATTTTGCTAAGGCGGCAGAGGCTTGTTTTGTAACGCAACCGACTTTAAGCATGCAAATTCAGAAGTTGGAAGAGGACTTAGGTGTGGTGATTTTTGACCGCTCTAAAAAGCCGATCCTTCTGACACACATGGGAAAAAAGTTGATATCTCAAATGCAGACGGTCCTTTTTGAGGCCAGAAAAATTGAGAATCTGATCCAGCAAGAAAAAAAAGGCGCAAAACAAGGCTCGCTCGTTGTGGGAGTGATCCCAACAGTAGCTCCTTATTTATTGCCGCGACTTCTTCCGATGTGTGAAGAACTTTTCCCTGAAGTAGAACTCAACATCAAAGAATTGCAGACCGATCAAATTTTAAAAGCTTTGGATGACGACGAAATTGATGTCGGAATTTTGGCGACGCCAACACAAGTGGCGAAGATGTTTGAATTTCCTCTTTATTACGAACCATTTTATGTCTTATGCGATAAGGATCACGAATATGCACAGTCTAAAAAGGTGAAATATCAAAGTCTTCGTATGGAAGACGTGTGGCTCCTAGAAGAAGGTCATTGCTTGCGCAATCAAGTTTTAGATCTTTGTTCTATTAAGAAAAATAAAAGCGGTGTGCATCGCAAATATAAATTTGAAAGCGGAAGCTTAGAGACCCTTAAGAATCTTGTGGATCTCTACGGGGGGTACACTTTGCTTCCACACCTTGCCACCGAACAAATCGGGGAGCATAGTCAGGTTGTACAATTCGAACGACCAATTCCTGCCAGGGAAATTGGTTTAGTCTATCGCCGCGAACACTACAAAAGCGAATTGATAGAAAGCCTAGGGGAGGCGATTCTAAAATCAATCCCCGAAGAACTCCGCAAGATTCGTCCAAAAGATCTGGATGTCTTGCCAATCGCCTAA
- the ahpC gene encoding alkyl hydroperoxide reductase subunit C, with translation MQTLINTKVPDFKVQAFHHGDFKTVTQNDLKGKWAIFFFYPADFTFVCPTELGDMADKYADFQKLGVEVYGVSTDTHFTHKAWHDASETIKKIKYPMLADPTFQLTRAFGVHIEEEGLAYRGTFLVNPEGKIVLAEVQDNGIGRNADELYRKTQAAQYIAANPGEVCPAKWTPGKATLKPGLDLVGKI, from the coding sequence ATGCAAACTCTTATCAACACGAAAGTGCCTGACTTTAAAGTTCAAGCTTTCCACCACGGTGATTTCAAAACTGTGACTCAAAACGACCTTAAAGGTAAATGGGCGATTTTCTTTTTCTACCCAGCAGACTTCACATTCGTTTGCCCAACTGAATTGGGTGACATGGCTGACAAATATGCTGACTTCCAAAAATTGGGCGTAGAAGTTTACGGTGTTTCTACAGACACTCACTTCACTCACAAAGCATGGCATGATGCTTCTGAAACAATCAAAAAAATCAAATACCCAATGTTGGCAGACCCTACATTCCAATTGACTCGCGCATTCGGTGTACACATTGAAGAAGAAGGTCTTGCTTACCGCGGTACTTTCTTGGTGAACCCAGAAGGCAAAATCGTATTGGCTGAAGTTCAAGACAACGGTATCGGCCGCAACGCTGATGAGTTGTACCGCAAAACTCAAGCAGCTCAATACATCGCTGCAAACCCAGGCGAAGTTTGCCCTGCTAAATGGACTCCAGGCAAAGCAACTTTGAAACCTGGTTTGGACCTTGTTGGTAAAATCTAA